The sequence CAGAGTACTGCACGGCCATGACAGACCTGCTGGACGCCGCCAATGTGTGTCAAAAACTCGGAATTCCGCTGCACACGGCGAACTTCGCCGCACAGTACTGGGACAACGTATTCGAGCATTTTTTAGAAGAATACAAAGCCGGACGCACGCCTAACCCGGATATCTTGTGTAACCGGGAGATCAAGTTCAAAGTGTTTCTGGACTATGCCGAGCAGTTGGGCGCAGATTACATTGCGACGGGGCACTATGCCAGAACCCGCAATAAAGCGGGACAAACACAGCTTTGTAAAGGCTTGGACGGCAATAAAGACCAGAGCTACTTTCTACATGCCGTGGAAGAGAAGGCATTCGCCAAAACACTGTTCCCGATTGGCGAACTCGAAAAACCGCGCGTGCGCGAGTTGGCGGAAGCTCACGACCTGGTCACCCACAACAAGAAAGACAGCACCGGTATTTGCTTTATTGGCGAGCGCCGCTTTAAGGATTTTCTGCAAACCTACTTGCCCGCTCAGCCGGGTAAAATCGTCACCCCCGAGGGTGAAATCCTGGGCGACCATCAAGGCCTTATGTACTACACCATTGGCCAGCGGCAGGGCCTGGGCATTGGCGGCATTGCGGGCGCGCATGAGGACGCCTGGTACGTGGCGCGCAAAAACCTGAGCGACAACACTCTTATGGTGGTACAGGGCGGCTCCCATGAACTGCTGCTGGAAACAGCCCTGGTCGCCAACGGCATGCATTGGATCAATCAGCCGCAAGAAGAAGGCTTTAGGTGCTACGCGAAAACCCGCTACCGCCAGCCGGATCAGCCCTGCACCTTGCAAAAGATGAGTGGAGACACCATAACGGTGGTTTTCGATGAGCCACAACGCGCCATCACCCCAGGGCAGAGCATCGTACTGTACGACGGCGATGTGTGCCTCGGTGGCGGTGTCATCGATCATCCCATTTCCTGACCGGCAAGGAGCTCTCTGTTGCAAAAATCCTGGCGAAATATCGCAATTGCCCTAGCGGGCATGACCCAATGCGCCCGCCAAGTGGAGGAGTTGGCTAAAACCGGCTACCTGAAAACAGAAGTATTTGAAACCGCAGTTAAAAGCTTGATCAATACCGACCCGAGCTCCGCCGAAGACGTATTTGGTGGCCTGGAGGCCGTCCAGCCAGGACTGAGTACACTGAAAGACATTCTGGAAGACCACCGGTCACCCGGTAACGCGGATATCTTGCGCTATGTTTTGGGCGCGGTGGTACTGCAAAAACGCCTCGCACGCCGCAAAGACGTGCTCTACATTATTGGTAACCGCCTGGAGAAAGTGAGCCAGCAAGTCGAGCATTTTGGCTGTAGCCACGACAATGTGGTGTCCAACATCGCCGACATTTATACCGATACCATCAGTAAATTCCCTTATCGTATCCAGGTAACCGGGGAATTTAATTATTTGCAACAGGAACGCGTCGCCGCTCAAATTCGGTCCTTGCTGTTCGCAGCCATTCGCGCGGCTACCCTGTGGCGTCAGGCCGGTGGCACCCGCTGGCATATGCTGTTCTATCGCAGCAAAATGCTTGCGGCAACCGAGCAGTTGCTGCAGCGCGCTTAATTTTTTCGTGATATATCAAAGAGATTTCGTATGGAACTTTCCTCCTTAACCGCCGTTTCCCCTATCGATGGCCGCTATGGCTCCAAAACCGACACACTGCGCGAGATGTTCAGTGAGTACGGGCTGATCCGCAGCCGTGTAGAGGTTGAAGTGCGCTGGCTGCAATGCCTCGCGGCGCACCCGGCAATCAACGAAATCGCCAATCTCAGCGCTGCGGCCAACAGCCTGCTGGACGAACTGGTCAGCAACTTCAGTGTGGCCGACGCACAAGCAATTAAAGATATTGAACGCACCACCAACCACGATGTTAAAGCGGTGGAATATTTCATTAAGAGCAAGTTCAAGGGCAATGCAGAGCTGGAAGCCGTATCTGAGTTTGTCCACTTTGCGTGCACCTCTGAGGACATCAATAATCTGTCCCATGGGTTGATGCTAAAAGGCGGCCGCGATCAAGTGCTGTTGCCAGAAATAGACGCGATTATCGCCAGCATCACCACCCTTGCCGAAAAATACGCTGCAGTGCCCATGCTTTCGCGCACCCACGGGCAAACCGCATCACCCACCACCGTCGGTAAAGAGCTGGCAAATGTGGCCTATCGTATGCAGCGCCAGCGCAGTCAGATCGCCAGCGTCCCTCTGCTCGGCAAAATCAACGGCGCCGTAGGTAACTACAATGCACATTTGTCGGCTTACCCGGAGGTTGATTGGCAGAGCAATGCGGCAAACTTTGTCGAAAGCCTCGGCTTGCAGTGGAACCCGTACACCACCCAAATCGAACCACACGACTATATGGCAGAGCTGTTCGATGGTATCGCGCGCTTTAATACGATATTGCTCGACTTCGACCGCGACGTATGGGGCTATATTTCGCTGGGTTACTTCAAGCAGAAAGCCATTGCCGGCGAAGTGGGTTCCTCCACCATGCCGCATAAAGTTAACCCTATCGACTTTGAAAACTCCGAGGGTAATCTGGGCCTCGCCAACGCCATGTTTGGTCATCTGGCGGCAAAACTTCCAGTTTCCCGTTGGCAGCGCGACCTGACCGACTCGACGGTACTGCGCAATATGGGCGTTGGTTTCGGCTACAGCATGATCGCCTACGCCTCCACGTTGAAAGGTATCAGCAAGCTGGAAATTAACGCGCAAGCCTTGGCAGCAGACCTGGATAGCAGCTGGGAAGTCATGGCTGAGCCGATTCAAACCGTGATGCGCCGCTACGCGATAGAAGGCGCATACGAAAAACTGAAAGAACTCACTCGCGGCCAGAGTATTAACCAGCAAGTCATGCAGGATTTTGTCGAGTCGCTGGAAATTCCAGCCGACGCTAAGGCGCATTTAAAAGCGATGACACCGGCCTCCTACATCGGCAATGCCGTGGCACAGGCAGAAGCTATCAAAACCACCAAGTAGGCCCGCGCCTGACTTTTGTTTCTACCATCGCTCGGGGGTAGCTCCTCCGAGCCGGTTATGGAGCCATTTATGGCTGACCCCTCCTCCCTGTTGCCCCGCTTGCAGCAACTTGGCACTATTAGCATTGAACAGTTCTTAAACGAGTACTGGCAGAAGAAGCCGCTGTTAATACGCCAGGCCTTTCCGGACTTCCAGGCCCCTGTCAGCGCAGATGAGCTGGCGGGCCTTGCGCTTGAAGACGATGTTGTTTCACGCCTGGTGGTTCAACGCGATGAAACCGACTGGCAAGTCGAGCATGGCCCGCTGCCCGAGGAGCGTTTCGCGCAGCTACCGGAATCCCACTGGACACTATTGGTACAACACGCAGATGCCCTGGACCCGGCAATCAACGCATTGCTCGATGCGTTTCGGTTTATCCCCAACTGGCGGCTGGACGACATTATGATCAGTTACGCCGCCGACAAGGGCGGCGTCGGCCCACATTTCGATTACTACGATGTATTTCTGTTGCAGGCGCAAGGCAAGCGCCGCTGGCGGATTGGCCAACGCTGCTCCCACGAAAGCCCCTTGTTGCCAGCGGCGGATATGAAAATTTTGCAAGACTTTGACACTGTTGAAGACTGGATTGTGGAGCCCGGCGACCTGCTGTATATACCGCCCAACATCGCCCATTGGGGCGAAGCCGACGGCGAGTGCATGACTTACTCGATCGGTTTTAGAGCGCCGAGCCATGCCGAAGTGCTACTGGATTTTTCAGAGGAAATGGCGTCGTTCACTAACCCGGATATGCGCTACACGGACCCAGGCTTACGCCAGCAGGCGCTTGCCGGTGAAATGTCGCAGCAGAGCATCGAGCAGGTACAGGCCATCATCCACCAGTACAGCACCGACAAGGGCGCGCTCGCAGGTTGGTTCGGTGAATACATGACGCGGCCTAACCCGGCTGCAGACGCGCATTTCCAAACCTTTGACGAGGAATTCGACCGCAACTTAATGGAAGCTGGCCAGGCTCGCTTATCGCGCTTCGCTCGCTGCGCATTTTTTGAAGAACAAGCCGGTTGCTTGGTATTTATCAACGGCACCAAATGGCACTGCAGCCGCAAACTCGCAGTCATGCTTAGCAATTACGAGCCCATCCAATGGGATTCTCTCGATACTCTGGACCGAACTGTCGTTGTGCAAATTGCCGACGCCGGATTTTTGATAAGCAGCGAAGATGATGAATAAACCAGACTACACTGTGCGCGAAGCATTCTGGAATACGGACGCGCAACGGTTATCGGCTATTCGCCGGGAAGTTTTTATTGATGAGCAGCAGGTACCAGAAGAACTTGAGCTTGACGAAAAAGATGGTGACGGCAAAACGCGCCATTTTTTGATCGAAAATGAACACGAAGCCATAGGTTGCGCGCGACTATTACCGGCTGGCCAAATTGGTCGAATGGCCGTTCGAAAGCCGTACCGCCGAGGCGGTTATGGCTCTCAGCTGTTGCGCTTTATCGTCCGCCAGGCGCTGGAAGAATATGGAATTGCACCTTTTTTACACTCCCAGGTGAGCGCCATTTCGTTTTACGCGTCGCTTGGTTTCGAAGCTGAAGGTCCGAAATTCGACGACGCTGGGATTCCGCACCGAACTATGCGTCTCCCCGATACTGCCGACGCTTTGGCGGCTGTGTATAAGGATGGCGTCCATCGGTTGCGTGACGCCAAGCACTACACGCATCACGTTGCTAACCTTGCTCGCACGGCGAGTCGCACCCTGGATATTCTGTGCGCAAATCTCACGCCAGCCGTGTGGGCAAATGAGGAGGTCCTAGAGGGGGTTTCCGCACTCGCGCGGCGCAGCGCTAACTCACAAATTCGTCTCTTGATTGCAGATAGCAAACCACTGCAGGGCGCAAGCCACCCCTTGGTGCGGCTGGTTCAACGATTGCCGAGCACGTTGCAGATTAAGGTGATCAATGCCGAAGTTTCAGCGCCTGATCACGCCTACGCCATCGCAGATCGACAGCGTATCGCGTTCCTGAATGATGAGGCGAGCTACAACGGCTTCGTGAACTACCGCGCGCCTGCGGAGTGCCGACATCAACTGGACGAATTCGACAGGTTTTGGAACTACAACAGCAGCAGCGACCCCAATTTGATGACAATTTTTATCTAGACCGTCGGGGTTCCGCGCTTAGCGCTCTACAAGCGTTCACCTGCGTGAGCAAAATTTACAGCTCAACACCCAACGTATCGCCATCATAGGCAAGTGGAAACTGCTTCAAGCAATCCAGCTGATTAGCGAGTGGACCTTGTGCTTTGCCAGAGGGCAAATCGAAAGCGATGCCGTGAGCGCGGCAACGCAAACCGCCGGCAGGTAGCTGTTCGGCGGTGGTCAATGGAACGTCCATATGCGGACAGCGGTTCTCAATGAGATACCGCTGCCCATCCATCTGTAAAAGCAACAAGCTGTGACTCTCCAGCACAAACGCCTTCTGATAACCGTCGTGCAGCTTTGCAAGCTTTTCCAGTGGATAAAACATGGCTTATAACTCCAAATCCCGAATACTGGCGTTGATAAACGCCTGCTTGAGATCGTCATACGTGTGCACCGCTGGGAATTGAGGGAATTCGTCAATCACGTTTTGCGGCGCACTAAACAGAATACCCGCATCGGCTTCTGCCAGCATCGTTGTGTCGTTGTAGGAGTCGCCAGCCGCAATGGTGCGGTAGTAGATACTCTTAAACGCACAAATCGCCTGGCGCTTGGGGTTGGCCTGTCGCAAGTTATAATCGACGACCTTACCGGTGCTATCGACAGTTAACTTATGGCATAGCAACGTGGGGTAACCCAGTTGCGCCATGAGCGGACCCGCGAACTCGTAGAAAGTGTCTGACAGAATCACCACCTGAAAGCGTGCGCGCAACCAATCGAGAAATTCTGCGGCACCCGGCAACGGGTTGAGAGTGGAGATCACGTCCTGAATTTCGTTCAGGCCCAGCCCCGCTTTATCTAACTCCTGTAGCCGCATGGTCATCAGTTCATCGTAGTCAGGGATATCGCGGGTGGTCGCTTTAAGAGCGTCGATGCCGGTCTTCTCAGCAAAGGCAATCCAGATTTCAGGGATAAGGACTCCCTCAAGGTCAAGACACGCTAGTTCCACACTTCACTCCTTCTATAAGGCTATTTTCATTATAAAATTAAGGCGGCAAATCTACAGGCTAAACTGCGCAACTGTCCAGCAAAACGGTCCAGCAAAACGAAGGCTTCATGCCAGACAGCCCCTTTGGTAGCACTTGATCCACCCATCACCTCCACACGCATACTATTCGGATTGTTATCAAAGCCTCGAATTCGATAAGCAGGCGTTATAAGCTTAGCGTCGCTCAGTATTTTTAAACCCCTCAAGGCTCTGGTATTCTTGCGCGCCTTACGCTGACAACACCACATATTGGTTGATTTATGAACGACACCATTAATCTCGTAGACTTGGACAGCAACCTGCAAGCCGCATCGCCACAGGAAATCCTGGCGCACGCACTGGCAGAACACGACAATATCGCCATTTCGTTTAGCGGTGCAGAAGACGTCGTACTTGTCGACATGGCCAGCCGTATAAAACCGGGCGTACAGGTATTCTGTTTGGATACAGGCCGCTTGCATGCCGCAACCTATGAGTTTATCGACAAAGTACGTCAGCACTATGAGGTTGATCTACAAATCTTGTTTCCCGACGCCACCGCCGTTCAACAACTCGTGAACGAAAAAGGGTTGTTCAGCTTCTATCAGGACACACATAAAGAGTGTTGCGCTATTCGCAAAGTTGGACCACTGCGTAAAAAGCTACTAACCCTGGATGCCTGGATTACTGGGCAACGCAAGGACCAGAGCCCAGGCACGCGGGCGAACATTCCGGTTGTGCAGCATGATCGCGCTTTCTCCCGCCCTGAAGAAGTGCTTGTCAAATATAATCCCCTGGTAAACTGGACGTCAGCCCAAGTGTGGGACTACATCCGCAGCAATAACGTGCCCTACAACAAGTTGCACGACCAGGGCTTTATTTCCATCGGATGCGAACCGTGCACCCGGCCCACGGGCCCTGGCCAACACGAGCGCGAGGGTCGCTGGTGGTGGGAAGAAGAAACCAAGAAAGAGTGCGGCCTGCACCGCTAAGGTTGCAATCCACCCGGATCGCCCCGATAACGGGCTTAACAATTAAACGGGATACGATTATGAAAATTACTCTGGTAAAAAAAATTCTCGCTGATGGCTCGCCGTGCAAAAAATGTGGTGATGTGCTGGAAAAGCTTGAATCGTCAGGGCAGATTGCTCAGATCGATACAATCCTCACTGCCGACGAGCGTGATCCTGAAAGCGACGGTATGGTGTTAGCCAAAAAGCTCGATGTCGACCGCGCCCCCTTTTTTGTGGTGGAGAAAGACGGTGCCGCACCACTGGTCTATACCGTGTATATGAAGTTCGTGAAAGAAGTGTTAAACCAAAAAACTGAAGAGAAAGACGAACTGAAAGAAATCATGGAAAACAACGACGACCTGGATTTTCTATAAACAAGTTAATCAGTTTATAGAGCTGAGCGACAAACTAGCTTAGCAAAAAAAAAGCCGGGAAATCCCCGGCTTTTTTGTTATTCACTTAATCAGAGTTGAAGCTAATATTCCGGCAACTCGATATGTTTAAACAGCTCGTCCAACTCCACTTTAGAGTGGCGATTGAAGGCTTCTGTTACCAGATCCTTAGTGAGGTGTGGCGCAAACTCTTCAATAAACTCATACATAAAGCCGCGCAAGAATGTCCCGCGGCGGAAACCAATTTTAGTGGTACTGGAGCGGAACAAGTGCCGTGCATCCAGTGCCACCAGATCGGTATCGACATCCTCGTCGTACGCCATCTTCGCGACAATACCGATACCCAACCCCAAGCGCACATACGTCTTGATAACGTCGGCATCTGCAGCAGTGAACACAACCTTAGGCGCAAGGCCACGCTCCATAAAGGCTTCATCCAACTTGGACCGGCCAGTGAACCCGAACACATAAGTCACGATCGGATGCTTCGCAACGTCTTCCAGAGAAAGCTGTGATACCTGGCACAAGGGGTGGTTGCGCGGCACCAAGA comes from Teredinibacter turnerae and encodes:
- a CDS encoding Rieske (2Fe-2S) protein — encoded protein: MFYPLEKLAKLHDGYQKAFVLESHSLLLLQMDGQRYLIENRCPHMDVPLTTAEQLPAGGLRCRAHGIAFDLPSGKAQGPLANQLDCLKQFPLAYDGDTLGVEL
- a CDS encoding phosphoadenylyl-sulfate reductase, with the translated sequence MNDTINLVDLDSNLQAASPQEILAHALAEHDNIAISFSGAEDVVLVDMASRIKPGVQVFCLDTGRLHAATYEFIDKVRQHYEVDLQILFPDATAVQQLVNEKGLFSFYQDTHKECCAIRKVGPLRKKLLTLDAWITGQRKDQSPGTRANIPVVQHDRAFSRPEEVLVKYNPLVNWTSAQVWDYIRSNNVPYNKLHDQGFISIGCEPCTRPTGPGQHEREGRWWWEEETKKECGLHR
- the purB gene encoding adenylosuccinate lyase, whose amino-acid sequence is MELSSLTAVSPIDGRYGSKTDTLREMFSEYGLIRSRVEVEVRWLQCLAAHPAINEIANLSAAANSLLDELVSNFSVADAQAIKDIERTTNHDVKAVEYFIKSKFKGNAELEAVSEFVHFACTSEDINNLSHGLMLKGGRDQVLLPEIDAIIASITTLAEKYAAVPMLSRTHGQTASPTTVGKELANVAYRMQRQRSQIASVPLLGKINGAVGNYNAHLSAYPEVDWQSNAANFVESLGLQWNPYTTQIEPHDYMAELFDGIARFNTILLDFDRDVWGYISLGYFKQKAIAGEVGSSTMPHKVNPIDFENSEGNLGLANAMFGHLAAKLPVSRWQRDLTDSTVLRNMGVGFGYSMIAYASTLKGISKLEINAQALAADLDSSWEVMAEPIQTVMRRYAIEGAYEKLKELTRGQSINQQVMQDFVESLEIPADAKAHLKAMTPASYIGNAVAQAEAIKTTK
- a CDS encoding GNAT family N-acetyltransferase, encoding MMNKPDYTVREAFWNTDAQRLSAIRREVFIDEQQVPEELELDEKDGDGKTRHFLIENEHEAIGCARLLPAGQIGRMAVRKPYRRGGYGSQLLRFIVRQALEEYGIAPFLHSQVSAISFYASLGFEAEGPKFDDAGIPHRTMRLPDTADALAAVYKDGVHRLRDAKHYTHHVANLARTASRTLDILCANLTPAVWANEEVLEGVSALARRSANSQIRLLIADSKPLQGASHPLVRLVQRLPSTLQIKVINAEVSAPDHAYAIADRQRIAFLNDEASYNGFVNYRAPAECRHQLDEFDRFWNYNSSSDPNLMTIFI
- the hflD gene encoding high frequency lysogenization protein HflD: MQKSWRNIAIALAGMTQCARQVEELAKTGYLKTEVFETAVKSLINTDPSSAEDVFGGLEAVQPGLSTLKDILEDHRSPGNADILRYVLGAVVLQKRLARRKDVLYIIGNRLEKVSQQVEHFGCSHDNVVSNIADIYTDTISKFPYRIQVTGEFNYLQQERVAAQIRSLLFAAIRAATLWRQAGGTRWHMLFYRSKMLAATEQLLQRA
- the thrH gene encoding bifunctional phosphoserine phosphatase/homoserine phosphotransferase ThrH; its protein translation is MELACLDLEGVLIPEIWIAFAEKTGIDALKATTRDIPDYDELMTMRLQELDKAGLGLNEIQDVISTLNPLPGAAEFLDWLRARFQVVILSDTFYEFAGPLMAQLGYPTLLCHKLTVDSTGKVVDYNLRQANPKRQAICAFKSIYYRTIAAGDSYNDTTMLAEADAGILFSAPQNVIDEFPQFPAVHTYDDLKQAFINASIRDLEL
- a CDS encoding cupin domain-containing protein, producing MADPSSLLPRLQQLGTISIEQFLNEYWQKKPLLIRQAFPDFQAPVSADELAGLALEDDVVSRLVVQRDETDWQVEHGPLPEERFAQLPESHWTLLVQHADALDPAINALLDAFRFIPNWRLDDIMISYAADKGGVGPHFDYYDVFLLQAQGKRRWRIGQRCSHESPLLPAADMKILQDFDTVEDWIVEPGDLLYIPPNIAHWGEADGECMTYSIGFRAPSHAEVLLDFSEEMASFTNPDMRYTDPGLRQQALAGEMSQQSIEQVQAIIHQYSTDKGALAGWFGEYMTRPNPAADAHFQTFDEEFDRNLMEAGQARLSRFARCAFFEEQAGCLVFINGTKWHCSRKLAVMLSNYEPIQWDSLDTLDRTVVVQIADAGFLISSEDDE
- the mnmA gene encoding tRNA 2-thiouridine(34) synthase MnmA — its product is MANTKPASQTKVIVGMSGGVDSSVSALLLLQQGYQVEGLFMKNWNEDDGTEYCTAMTDLLDAANVCQKLGIPLHTANFAAQYWDNVFEHFLEEYKAGRTPNPDILCNREIKFKVFLDYAEQLGADYIATGHYARTRNKAGQTQLCKGLDGNKDQSYFLHAVEEKAFAKTLFPIGELEKPRVRELAEAHDLVTHNKKDSTGICFIGERRFKDFLQTYLPAQPGKIVTPEGEILGDHQGLMYYTIGQRQGLGIGGIAGAHEDAWYVARKNLSDNTLMVVQGGSHELLLETALVANGMHWINQPQEEGFRCYAKTRYRQPDQPCTLQKMSGDTITVVFDEPQRAITPGQSIVLYDGDVCLGGGVIDHPIS